The DNA window AGGCCCTGGTGCAGGAACTGGGCTCCGATGCGCAGGTGGGCTTCCACGGGCACGAGAACCTGGGGCTGGGGGTCGCGAACTCGATCGCGGCGATCCGCGCCGGGGCCCGACAGATCGACGGCAGCACCCGCCGGTTCGGCGCCGGCGCCGGCAACACACCCGTCGAAGCCCTCGTCGGGGTGTGCGACAAGATCGGCGTCAAGACGGGGATCGACTTCTTCGCGATCGCGGACGCGGCCGAAGACGTGGTGCGACCGGCGATGCCGGCCGAGTGCCTACTCGACCGGCAGGCGCTGATGATGGGGTACGCGGGCGTGTACTCGAGCTTCCTCAAGCACGCCGAGCGGCAGGCCGAGCGCTACGGCGTCTCCGCCGCGGAGCTGCTGGTGCGTGCGGGACGGCGCAAACTGGTCGGCGGTCAGGAGGACCAGCTCATCGACATCGCGCTCGAACTGCAGCGGGAGGCGGCGGCGCAATGAGCCGCCGCCGCTACGCCTCGGTGTCGCGGACCTCGAGGATGCCCTCCATCACGGCGTGCTCGATACTGCTCAGCAGCCGCGGACAGGTCTGACGCGAACCTGCCCGGCCGCCGGAGCCGGTGAACTCCGGGCACACCTGGGTGGGATCGCCCTGCCACTGGATGCTGGTGTGCTTGTAGCTGTTCTTCCGCACGAGCACGCACGTACCGCAGGCCCGGCACTCGACCTCCTGCAGCCCCTGCTCCAGGTACGTCTCGTGATCCGCGGCAGTCTGCGCGCGGACGGCCTCGACCCGGGCCGGGCTGTCCGCATAGCTCGGGGCCTTGGCCCAGGTCGAGGTCATCTCACACTCCCGTCTTGTGCTCGGCGGTCTTCTCGGCGTCCGCGGCCTCCCGGGCCTGACGGGCGAGGTTCTCGTCGACCTCGCGCTGCCACGCCTCGACGGCCTTGGTGGTGTCGATCTCGAACTCGAAGCGCTGGGTCGCCTTCTCGTCGACGTCCGCGACGTCCACGTAGAACTGGTCGTACCAGCGGCGCAGCTGGTAGACCGGGCCGTCCTCCTCGCAGAGCAGCGGATTCTCGATCTTGGTCTTGTTCTTCCAGATCGCGACGTCCTGCTCGAAACCCAACGCGACGCCCTCGGTGAACTTCGAGGCGAGCTTCTCGCTGGTGGCGTCGTCGAGGCCCTTCGGCTTCTCCACGCTCACGCCGTACATGAGTACGAACGAATCGTGCGAGACCGGGTAATGGCAGTTGATCAGGATGCTCTCGACCTTGTAGCCGCTGTAGTTGTTGTGCAGCCAGTTGACCATGTACGACGGCCCGAAGTACGACGCCTCCGAGTCGAGGACGGAATCGCCGTACTGGGTGCCCATGTTCCCGACGTCGGGGCGGCCGTGGTTCTGGAGGTACTGCGAGGCGACGTGGCCCTCGAAGACGTTCTTGAAGTACTTCGGGAACCCGAAGTGGACGTAGAAGAAGTGCGCCATGTCGACGACGTTGTCGACGATCTCCCGGCAGTTGGACCCCTCGACGAGGATGCGGTTCCACTTCCAGTCGGTCCACTCGCCGGTGAACACCTCCGGCAGGTGTGGAATCGTGACGTCGTCCGGCGGCGGGTTGCCCTCGGGGTCGTTCCAGACGAACAGCTGCTTGTTCTCTTGCAGCGTCGTCCACGACCGGGTCCGTGCGATCGGGGGGACGCGACGGGCGTACGGGATGTCGGTGCACTTGCCGTTGCCACCCCAACGCCAATCGTGGAACGGGCAGGCGACCGAGTCGCCCTTGATCTCGCCCTGGCTGAGGTCCCCACCCATGTGCCGGCAGTACGCGTCGAGTACGTGGAGCTTGTTCTGGCTGTCCGCGAAGACCACCAGCTTGGTGCCGAACGCCTCGATCGCGTGCGGCTTGCCGTCGAGGAACTCGCTCTCGAGGCCGAGGCAGTGCCACCCACGCGCGAAACGCGTCTGCGGGGCTCCCACATCGATCTCACGAATCTGCGCCATCAGTACCTCACATCCCTTCCTAGCTGTTGCTAGAACACGTTATAGAAGTTCGCCGCGATCCGCTAGATTTCGCACGCGTGACATCGGCAAAGACGACGCATATCCAGTGGAATATCCGACTCCTCGACATCGGGAGGAACGTGTTCTAGTCTCGGGGCAAGTGAACAGCGATTACAGACGGGAGCGTCCAGTGGGTGACCATGACAGCCGCGAGGTGATGGAGCGGATCGACGCGCTGCTACCGGTGCTGCGTGAACGCGCGCAGGAGACCGAGGACCTGCGTCGTATCCCCGACGACTCCGTCAAGGCGCTCCAGGCGGCGGGATTCTTCCGACTGTTGCAGCCGAAGCAGTGGGGTGGCATCGAGGCCGATCCCGTCACCTTCTACACAGCCGTTCGCAACATCGCCGGTGCGTGCGGCTCCACCGGGT is part of the Rhodococcus sp. SGAir0479 genome and encodes:
- a CDS encoding Rieske 2Fe-2S domain-containing protein, translating into MAQIREIDVGAPQTRFARGWHCLGLESEFLDGKPHAIEAFGTKLVVFADSQNKLHVLDAYCRHMGGDLSQGEIKGDSVACPFHDWRWGGNGKCTDIPYARRVPPIARTRSWTTLQENKQLFVWNDPEGNPPPDDVTIPHLPEVFTGEWTDWKWNRILVEGSNCREIVDNVVDMAHFFYVHFGFPKYFKNVFEGHVASQYLQNHGRPDVGNMGTQYGDSVLDSEASYFGPSYMVNWLHNNYSGYKVESILINCHYPVSHDSFVLMYGVSVEKPKGLDDATSEKLASKFTEGVALGFEQDVAIWKNKTKIENPLLCEEDGPVYQLRRWYDQFYVDVADVDEKATQRFEFEIDTTKAVEAWQREVDENLARQAREAADAEKTAEHKTGV